Proteins from one uncultured Desulfuromonas sp. genomic window:
- the coaE gene encoding dephospho-CoA kinase (Dephospho-CoA kinase (CoaE) performs the final step in coenzyme A biosynthesis.), whose amino-acid sequence MILGVTGGIASGKSTVVALLADLGAQVVSADQLSRDLVEPGQPALAALVTRFGETILNSDGTLDRKGLGERVFADPEARRDLEAILHPAIAKLSRQRLQQAVDQVGPDGLVVYEAPLLYEAGAEDRVDRVLTVTVAEDVQLQRLTKRDQCDVTAAQQRIDAQMPQEEKARRADYVLDNSADLPALKSKVHQLFYQLCPHAAQL is encoded by the coding sequence ATGATTTTAGGAGTAACCGGAGGAATTGCCAGCGGTAAAAGTACCGTTGTGGCTTTACTGGCTGATCTGGGAGCCCAGGTGGTCAGTGCCGACCAGTTGTCACGGGATCTGGTCGAACCGGGGCAACCCGCTCTGGCCGCGCTGGTTACGCGGTTTGGGGAAACGATTCTCAACTCGGATGGAACCCTGGATCGTAAGGGACTTGGAGAGCGGGTGTTTGCCGATCCTGAGGCTCGGCGTGATCTCGAAGCCATTCTCCATCCGGCGATTGCCAAGCTTTCCCGGCAGCGCCTGCAACAAGCCGTGGATCAGGTGGGGCCGGACGGTCTGGTGGTTTATGAAGCGCCGTTGCTCTACGAAGCCGGAGCCGAAGATCGGGTTGATCGGGTGCTGACCGTGACGGTGGCTGAAGATGTACAGCTGCAGCGTCTGACGAAGCGCGATCAGTGTGATGTCACCGCAGCCCAGCAACGCATCGACGCCCAGATGCCGCAAGAGGAAAAAGCGCGCCGAGCCGATTATGTCCTTGATAATTCGGCGGATCTGCCCGCCCTGAAAAGCAAAGTACACCAACTGTTTTATCAGCTCTGTCCTCACGCTGCGCAGCTCTGA
- a CDS encoding glycosyltransferase, whose amino-acid sequence MAQIDLHVHSKYSNHPSEWFLQRLGASESYTEPETIYKLARQRGMDFVTITDHNRIKASMELVEKYPQHCFSGVEATAYFPEDKCKIHVLIFGLDRDQFSKIQKKRKNIYKLRDYLRQEDLACVVAHATYAVNNRLTIDHLEKLIVLFNNFEGRNGSRSVLNNDILSQVLQGLTPDDVEHLAQKHDLAPWGSTPWLKGLTGGSDDHAGLFIGKTSTRVEARTPQEFLDQLKRGATEPCGRQNDFQGLTFAIYKIAFDFSQHNSTAFAQSTLSDLTRYLFSDKKLSFKDRLRLNKMKSKKNNQVYQNLVQLIETSRTLQQDDIDSRLDLLYDCIANISDQYFRSLFGSLNTNITEMDIIRIIQGLSSSIPGIFLSVPFFSSFRHMFGDRQLINEFHGRLGKQVPRNSKRILWLTDTLTDLNGVSMTLQTIGHLAEEKGFAIRIMTSLTDEQKQSGLPQSTLIVPPLYSTALPHYEDITVNVPSVLRMLKMVYDYNPDELYISTPGPMGLLGLLIGRMLGTEVKGIYHTDFTVESQSIIDEPAICDMIEQYSKWFFNQFDTLLVPTSEYMHLLKERGYRHRHMALFRRGLRTEHFCPMERPSPELSGRRRLLYVGRVSKDKNLDFLLEVYRKVRQRHPDICLSIAGAGPYLGEMKLACRDLPEVAFLGRVAYDELPLVYNSHDLFVFPSLSDTFGMVVLEAQACGVPALVADIGGPKEIVVDGETGYVLSSESIDGWVDRLDSLLSDLEGDRSDYQRLSQAARQRVEQCFSWDSILLDMTRPADTPLPRLSRHRHQPGLGGLLKLASNMMVHSYD is encoded by the coding sequence ATGGCACAGATCGATTTACACGTCCACTCGAAGTATTCCAACCACCCTTCCGAATGGTTTCTGCAACGTCTCGGCGCCTCCGAATCCTACACCGAACCGGAGACCATCTACAAACTGGCCCGGCAACGCGGCATGGATTTCGTCACCATCACCGACCACAATCGCATCAAGGCATCGATGGAGCTGGTGGAAAAATATCCGCAGCATTGTTTCAGCGGGGTGGAGGCCACGGCCTATTTTCCCGAGGACAAATGCAAGATCCATGTGCTGATTTTCGGGTTGGATCGCGACCAGTTCAGCAAGATTCAGAAGAAACGGAAAAACATTTACAAATTGCGCGACTATCTGCGCCAGGAAGATCTGGCCTGTGTAGTGGCGCATGCCACCTATGCGGTCAACAATCGCCTGACCATTGATCATCTGGAAAAGCTGATCGTGTTGTTTAACAATTTTGAAGGACGCAACGGCAGCCGCAGCGTGCTCAATAACGATATTCTCTCCCAGGTGCTACAGGGATTGACCCCGGACGATGTAGAACATCTGGCGCAAAAGCACGATCTCGCGCCTTGGGGGAGCACTCCGTGGCTGAAAGGGCTGACCGGAGGCTCTGATGACCACGCCGGGCTGTTTATCGGCAAGACTTCGACCCGCGTTGAAGCACGCACGCCTCAGGAGTTTCTCGATCAGCTCAAACGCGGTGCCACGGAGCCCTGCGGACGGCAAAACGATTTTCAGGGGCTGACTTTTGCCATCTACAAAATCGCCTTCGATTTCTCCCAGCACAACAGCACCGCTTTTGCCCAGTCAACCCTCAGCGATCTGACCCGCTACCTGTTCAGCGATAAAAAGCTCAGCTTCAAGGACCGGCTGCGTTTGAACAAGATGAAGTCGAAAAAAAACAATCAGGTCTATCAGAACTTGGTGCAGCTCATCGAGACCAGCCGCACGCTGCAACAGGATGATATTGATTCGCGTCTTGATCTGCTCTACGACTGCATTGCCAATATCTCCGACCAGTATTTCCGCTCCCTGTTCGGTTCGCTCAACACCAATATTACCGAGATGGATATTATCCGCATCATCCAGGGGCTGTCGTCGTCGATTCCGGGAATTTTCCTGTCGGTGCCGTTCTTCTCCTCGTTCCGGCACATGTTCGGTGACCGTCAGTTAATCAATGAGTTTCATGGCCGCCTTGGCAAGCAGGTGCCGCGCAATTCCAAGCGCATTTTGTGGCTGACCGATACGCTGACCGATCTCAACGGCGTGTCCATGACCTTGCAGACCATTGGTCATCTGGCCGAAGAAAAAGGGTTTGCCATCCGGATTATGACCAGTCTGACCGATGAACAAAAACAGTCCGGACTGCCGCAGTCGACACTGATTGTGCCGCCGCTCTATTCAACGGCCTTGCCCCATTACGAGGACATCACCGTTAATGTGCCGTCGGTGTTGCGTATGCTGAAAATGGTCTACGATTACAATCCCGATGAGCTGTACATCTCGACCCCAGGACCGATGGGCCTGCTTGGTCTGCTGATTGGCCGCATGCTCGGCACCGAAGTCAAAGGGATTTATCATACCGACTTTACCGTGGAGTCGCAGTCCATCATCGATGAACCGGCGATCTGTGACATGATCGAACAGTACAGCAAGTGGTTTTTCAACCAGTTTGACACTCTGCTGGTGCCGACCAGCGAGTACATGCATCTGCTCAAGGAGCGTGGCTATCGCCATCGCCATATGGCCCTGTTTCGGCGTGGGCTGCGCACTGAGCACTTTTGCCCGATGGAGCGTCCTTCTCCGGAGCTATCCGGGCGGCGGCGCTTGCTCTATGTCGGTCGGGTGTCCAAAGATAAAAATCTCGACTTTTTGTTGGAGGTGTATCGCAAAGTGCGCCAACGGCATCCCGACATCTGCCTGAGCATTGCCGGTGCCGGTCCCTATTTAGGCGAGATGAAACTGGCCTGTCGTGACCTGCCCGAGGTGGCGTTTCTCGGTCGGGTCGCTTATGACGAACTCCCCTTGGTGTACAACAGTCATGACCTGTTTGTTTTTCCCAGCCTCAGCGACACCTTCGGCATGGTGGTTCTTGAAGCTCAGGCCTGCGGCGTGCCGGCTCTGGTCGCCGATATCGGAGGACCCAAGGAAATTGTCGTCGATGGTGAAACCGGCTATGTGCTTTCCTCCGAATCCATTGATGGTTGGGTTGATCGGCTTGACAGCCTGCTGTCGGATCTGGAAGGAGATCGCAGTGACTATCAGCGCTTGTCCCAAGCGGCCCGGCAACGGGTCGAGCAGTGTTTCAGTTGGGACAGCATTTTGTTGGACATGACCCGTCCTGCGGATACCCCCTTGCCGCGTTTGTCGCGGCATCGTCATCAACCCGGTCTCGGTGGACTGCTGAAGCTGGCCTCCAACATGATGGTACACTCTTATGACTGA
- a CDS encoding radical SAM protein yields MTEKISPLGEALKVTGRLLRSGRVPGQLIIQYTDRCNATCPQCGMRVTNDFARTTLAEQRVAEMIRHAADHGVAALSFTGGEPFMCLDEVCRLATVAGAHKIPYIRTGTNGYLFRGAENADFSDRMKTLADKLSATPLRNIWVSIDSSDVDTHEQMRGLPGVIKGVEKALPIFAERGLYLSANLGINRNFSGRDKDRDHLDYPFFRAGFDRFYRFVTELGFTIANVCYPMHGDDDSDQAVYAATATDRVVSFTYEEKLNLFQALSDAIPGHRQNIRIFTPRCSLHALLQQYRGREELTTPCRGGIDYFFVDSQTGHSYPCGYRGDEDLGRFEEMTPPSCSAAQECRRCDWECFRDPTELFSPLLDLRLAPGRLMQRLWKDRTFYRLWREDLRYYRACEFFDGRRNLDREKLRLWRNPVLPSP; encoded by the coding sequence ATGACTGAAAAGATTTCTCCGCTGGGCGAGGCCCTTAAAGTCACCGGCCGCCTGCTGCGTTCCGGTCGGGTCCCCGGCCAGTTGATCATTCAATACACCGATCGTTGCAATGCCACCTGTCCGCAGTGCGGCATGCGGGTGACCAACGATTTTGCGCGTACCACTCTGGCCGAACAGCGTGTGGCTGAGATGATTCGTCATGCCGCTGATCACGGCGTTGCCGCGCTGTCTTTTACCGGCGGCGAACCGTTTATGTGTCTGGATGAAGTCTGCCGTCTGGCAACCGTGGCCGGCGCACATAAGATTCCCTATATTCGAACCGGCACCAACGGCTACCTGTTTCGCGGTGCCGAGAATGCGGATTTTAGCGATCGTATGAAGACGCTGGCCGATAAATTATCTGCCACGCCACTACGCAATATCTGGGTGAGTATCGATTCCTCCGATGTGGATACTCACGAACAGATGCGCGGCCTGCCCGGCGTGATCAAAGGGGTGGAAAAGGCGCTGCCGATCTTTGCCGAGCGCGGGCTGTACCTGTCGGCCAATCTTGGGATTAACCGGAATTTTTCCGGGCGCGACAAGGATCGGGATCATCTCGACTATCCGTTCTTTCGTGCCGGGTTTGACCGGTTCTACCGCTTTGTGACGGAGCTTGGTTTTACCATTGCCAATGTATGTTATCCGATGCATGGTGACGATGATTCCGATCAGGCCGTCTATGCGGCCACAGCCACGGATCGGGTGGTGAGTTTTACCTACGAAGAGAAGCTTAACCTGTTTCAAGCCTTATCTGATGCCATTCCCGGTCATCGGCAGAACATCCGTATTTTTACCCCACGCTGCAGCCTGCACGCCCTGTTGCAGCAGTATCGTGGCCGTGAGGAGCTGACAACGCCCTGTCGGGGCGGCATCGATTACTTTTTTGTCGACAGTCAAACCGGGCACAGCTACCCGTGCGGCTACCGTGGCGATGAGGATCTGGGGCGTTTTGAAGAGATGACCCCACCGTCCTGTTCTGCCGCTCAAGAGTGCCGCCGCTGCGACTGGGAATGCTTTCGCGACCCGACCGAGCTGTTTTCACCGCTGCTCGATCTGCGCCTGGCACCGGGACGATTGATGCAGCGGCTGTGGAAAGACCGCACCTTCTACCGCCTGTGGCGTGAAGACCTGCGTTACTACCGCGCCTGCGAGTTTTTTGACGGTCGCCGCAACCTTGACCGGGAAAAGTTG